A DNA window from Hippea jasoniae contains the following coding sequences:
- a CDS encoding N-acetyltransferase translates to MEKFERCVIDPSSVIGENTQIGYFTVIGRDVKIGKNCQIDNNVVIHEGTIIGDNVRIDDNTVIGKQPMKSPISATTKKQQLPPAMIADNCLIGTSVVIYAGCKINKNVLVADLSTIRENVEIGEYTIVGRGVAIENFCTIGKRCKLETNVYITAYSEVEDYCFIAPGVLTSNDNYLGRSQKRFKEFGGVKIQKGGRIGVGAVILPNKTIAEDSVVAAGSLLTKDTQPKKIYAGLPAKYFRDVPEDELLENQFSIKR, encoded by the coding sequence ATGGAGAAATTTGAAAGATGCGTTATTGACCCATCAAGTGTGATAGGTGAAAATACACAGATTGGTTATTTTACCGTTATAGGTAGGGATGTAAAGATAGGCAAGAATTGCCAGATAGACAATAATGTTGTTATTCATGAGGGTACAATTATTGGTGATAATGTCAGAATTGATGATAATACCGTTATTGGCAAGCAACCAATGAAATCACCCATTAGTGCAACAACAAAAAAACAGCAACTACCACCAGCAATGATTGCGGATAATTGCTTGATAGGCACATCAGTTGTGATTTATGCTGGTTGCAAGATAAATAAGAATGTGCTTGTAGCAGATCTATCTACCATTAGGGAAAATGTTGAGATAGGCGAATACACGATTGTTGGAAGAGGCGTTGCAATAGAAAACTTCTGCACCATTGGCAAACGATGCAAACTTGAAACAAATGTATATATCACAGCCTACTCTGAAGTTGAGGATTACTGCTTTATAGCTCCAGGTGTTTTAACATCTAACGACAATTATTTAGGCAGAAGTCAAAAAAGGTTTAAAGAATTTGGTGGGGTTAAAATTCAAAAAGGTGGAAGAATAGGTGTTGGTGCGGTTATATTGCCAAACAAGACTATAGCTGAAGACAGCGTGGTTGCCGCTGGAAGCCTTCTTACAAAAGACACTCAACCCAAAAAGATCTATGCAGGCTTACCTGCAAAATACTTTAGAGATGTGCCAGAAGATGAGCTGTTGGAGAATCAATTCAGCATTAAGCGCTAA